In Paenibacillus stellifer, the DNA window CCGCCTCCACCGGCACCGCCGCCGCTGAATCCTCCTCCGCCGCCGCTGAAGCTGCCACCGCTGAAGCCACTGCCGCCGAAGCCGCCCTGCTGCTGGGCATTGTTCTGGGAGCTGGTATTGTTGGAAATAACCGTCGGGATGACGATGGTCTGCCCCTCGGTCAGGCCGCTCGCAATTTCAATGCGAGTCTCGTCGTGAATGCCGACCGTAACTTCAACCGATTCCTGAGCGGCAGTTGCCGAAACACCGCTCTGCTGGCCGGAACCGCTCTGTCTGCGTCCGATCCATCCCTCGCCGCTTGGCATTTCACCACCGGAAGGCATCTGACCTCCGCTTGGCATCTCGCCGCCCCCGGGCATTTGACCGCCACTTGGCATTTCGCCGCCGCTAGCTGCCGATTTGTCAGCAGCCGTTCCGTCAGCAGCCTTATCGCTTCTGGAGCCTGCCGCTCCTGACGCGCCGCCCGCCGATTGATCCTCCGCCAGTACGCTGACATAGTATTTGCCGTTCCGCTTCGTAACGGCTTCAATCGGGACAGTCAGAACATCGCTCTTCTCCTGCGTAGTAATGGAGACTTCAGCGGACATTCCGACCAGCACACCTTCGGACTTGTCGAGGCCGACCTGCACATCGAATAGCGAAACGCCGTTGGAGGACGTTCCTTCCTTGCCGATGTCGATTACTTTACCGGTAAAAGTCTGGTCTTCAAGGGCGTCCAGGGTAACAGTGGCCTTCTGTCCAAGCTTCACGCTTGGAACGTCCAGCTCGTCCACCTGAACGGTGATGGCAAGATGATCGTAATCCGTTATGGTGAACAGCTCGCCGCCGTTCTGGGCCTGTTCGCCGTCGGTAATGTTGACCGCGGTTATCGTACCGTCAATCGGGGCGACCAGCGGATCGTTCGGGACCATCTCTTCGTTGATCGAAGCGATGCTGTCCTGCTGGTCGGAAATGTCCTGCTCGGCATTTTCAATCGCTGTCTTGGCTGCATCCATCTCATCCTCGGAGGCCTGGTTCAGCGCCTGCATCTTGTAGTTCTCCTGCTTGTCGCGCAGTGTCTTCTCCA includes these proteins:
- a CDS encoding efflux RND transporter periplasmic adaptor subunit, encoding MKKKRIILTSGVALLAIAGILGYMFWPEKNNEATAARLNTATVTKGDIVVSVSGSGSVSAINSETVRTKEAGEVDQVKVAKGDVVKKGDVLLTFAPADHEDELKKAEANLKNLEKTLRDKQENYKMQALNQASEDEMDAAKTAIENAEQDISDQQDSIASINEEMVPNDPLVAPIDGTITAVNITDGEQAQNGGELFTITDYDHLAITVQVDELDVPSVKLGQKATVTLDALEDQTFTGKVIDIGKEGTSSNGVSLFDVQVGLDKSEGVLVGMSAEVSITTQEKSDVLTVPIEAVTKRNGKYYVSVLAEDQSAGGASGAAGSRSDKAADGTAADKSAASGGEMPSGGQMPGGGEMPSGGQMPSGGEMPSGEGWIGRRQSGSGQQSGVSATAAQESVEVTVGIHDETRIEIASGLTEGQTIVIPTVISNNTSSQNNAQQQGGFGGSGFSGGSFSGGGGGFSGGGAGGGGGGPMGGGSR